From Cyanobacteriota bacterium, one genomic window encodes:
- a CDS encoding aldo/keto reductase: MSLLATRLLGNTGLSVSCVGLGCTSLGGMYQAMSDIEATRTVYRSLERGCNIFDTAPFYGSGKSEMHLGAALAQVPRDRVVLATKVGRVLEPTTGADRGKPIFVEPLPFRPRFDFSRDGVLRSFEESLNRLQVDRIDILHIHDPDEHYQQALDEAFPALAQLRSEGAIRAISAGMKQWQMLVRFAQAADFDCFLLAGRYTLLDQSALDEFFPICQQKTIGVMLGGTYNSGILATGAIPGAKYEYADAPPAILDRVRQIETICKTHGVSLKAAALQFPLAHPAVSTIIPGAASPAQVDENIDLLQQPIPNDFWTELQSKGLLREDAPVPRPILTSSLHKE, encoded by the coding sequence ATGAGTCTATTGGCAACGCGATTGCTAGGCAACACTGGTCTATCGGTTAGTTGTGTAGGTTTGGGCTGCACCTCCCTAGGAGGCATGTATCAAGCGATGAGTGACATAGAAGCTACACGAACTGTCTATCGCAGCTTAGAGCGTGGCTGTAATATCTTTGATACGGCTCCATTTTATGGATCAGGCAAGAGTGAGATGCACTTGGGGGCTGCCTTGGCACAGGTTCCCCGCGATCGTGTAGTCCTTGCCACTAAGGTAGGACGAGTCTTAGAACCAACGACAGGTGCCGATCGCGGTAAACCCATTTTTGTAGAACCATTGCCGTTTCGCCCTAGATTTGACTTTAGCCGTGATGGTGTGTTGCGCTCTTTTGAAGAAAGTCTAAACCGATTGCAGGTCGATCGCATCGATATACTTCACATTCATGACCCTGATGAACATTACCAACAAGCTCTAGATGAGGCATTTCCAGCCTTAGCACAACTTCGCAGTGAAGGTGCAATCCGAGCCATTAGCGCAGGTATGAAACAGTGGCAAATGCTGGTTCGTTTTGCACAAGCGGCAGATTTTGACTGCTTCCTACTAGCTGGACGCTACACTCTGTTAGACCAAAGTGCTCTGGATGAGTTTTTTCCCATTTGCCAACAGAAAACCATTGGGGTCATGCTGGGGGGCACATACAATAGCGGCATCTTAGCAACGGGAGCCATTCCTGGAGCAAAATATGAGTATGCTGATGCACCACCCGCGATTCTCGATCGAGTGCGACAGATTGAAACTATCTGCAAAACTCATGGTGTCTCGCTCAAGGCAGCCGCACTCCAGTTTCCCCTTGCTCACCCTGCTGTGAGTACGATTATTCCTGGTGCGGCCAGTCCAGCTCAAGTTGATGAAAATATTGATTTGCTCCAGCAACCTATCCCTAATGACTTTTGGACAGAATTGCAGTCAAAGGGCCTGCTACGTGAGGATGCGCCTGTACCTAGGCCAATCCTGACTTCATCCCTGCATAAGGAGTAG